In the Triticum aestivum cultivar Chinese Spring chromosome 2B, IWGSC CS RefSeq v2.1, whole genome shotgun sequence genome, gggcctatataaagaggggggagggagggcagccgcacccatgctcttggcgcctccctctccccttgctatacctctccctctcgcagaagcttggcgaagccctgccgagatcgctgttgcatccaccaccacgccgtcgtgctgctggatcttcatcaacctctccttcccccttgctggatcaagaaggaggagacatcttcctcaaccgtacgtgtgttgaacgcagaggtgccgtccgttcggcgctaggatctccggtgatttggatcacgacgagtacgacttcctcaaccccgttctcttgaacggttccgctcgcgatctacaagggtatgtagatgctctcctctctctcgttgctagatgaacacatagattgatcttggtgaaagcgtagaatttttttattttctgcaacgttccccaacaatcgctTGGAATGCAATAAAAACCGTCTCACGCTCTACTGGATTGCTCACGGCCTCTGCCAGCGTGCGGTCTCATAACGTGGcgttgcttttattttattttccttcgaCAACTGGCAGGTGGGGCTGAGAGGGAAACTAAGCTGACAAGGTGTCatttgaccggtcaactaaaaaAATACGAAGCTATATGGTGtgacagtgaccgtataatcaccataacACGTATATAATGACTGTGTTAACCGTATTCTtaagtacagtgaccaaagtgaacGTACATGACAAGTTCAGTGACCATCAATGTATTTTACTCAAAAGACAAATCCGGACGTGTCTCCGAATGTTGGTTAGGAAATTCTTCAGCACTGAAGACAGCGTCGGTTGCCaggggccggcgggagggctccgttttcagtcgttttttcctgtcttgttagggtttgtgtcatgctcaggaaggcgagacggcggcggctccctgaagatggaataaaggtctccccgcctagcctccgttccggcggtgcatctagcatcgttggtgggcgtgtggaggtgtgtctccggcggatctatctttggtggatttgctcggatctcgtcgttgttcgtctatgttcatgtgtcttcgggttgaatccttccaacctacgttattcttcatcggcggtggttgctgttctggtgcgctggtcctatggggccttagcacgacgactttccgactgtctactacaacaagttgtgcccgactccggcgatggaggggtgatgacggcggcgcgccttcggctcgcttcagtatttgtagtcgtcgctaggtggtctacggatctggatgtaatttttatttccgGTGTTCGttatactaccatgattgaagaatgaatagattaaaagtttttcgaaaaaaaaagacaGCGTCGGTTTTTATTTCACTCTCTGTGTCtctagagagagagaaaaaaaaggagtcTATTTTGCTCGGGTGGGGAGCAAAACCTAGGCGGAGTGTCGCTAGAGAGAAAGCGCACACTGCAACAGTTTCCCCCCAGAGCGCCGCCGTCCGTAAGCGAAACGagccctcgccgtcgccgtcgagcggccatggcgccgccgcggcagGACTCCCCGGAGGGTTTGGAGGTGCAGTGCGCGGGGTGCGGCGAGACGCTGGAGGTGGACCCGGGCCTGACGGAGTTCATCTGCCCGGACTGCGCCACGCCGCAGTCGCTCCCGCCGGAgctcatgccgccgccgccgccgcggcggaaGGCGCTGCCCCTGCCCCGCGCGGCCGCCGACGTCCGGGGCGCGCGGCTGCCGTGCGGCTCCTGCGGCGCGCTCCTGAGCGTGCCCGTCGGGCTGGCGCGCTGCGCCTGCCCGGTCTGcggcgccgagctcgccgtcgacaccGCGCGGCTCCGGCATTACCTCCTCTCGTCAGCTACGGCGGAGGGCGCCGTGCCCGTGGTGCCACTCGGCGACCCCTCCGCCCCACCCATCCTCCAAGCCCAGCAGGTATGCTGTCGTCAAGGTGCTATTGCAGTTTCAGGCGTAGTTCAGTTGCTAGTATGCCTTTGGTTGAGAAAGGTGGGAATTTGTTCTTAGTGTTAAACAATTTTACATTTTTACCGAACGTTGATATGTGTTCACCAAACTATTAAACGATTTGTTTAATTAGTTTATTGAGAACAGTAAATCTGTTTCCAGTTTTCCACACTACAATATGTAACTAGGGTCTGTCTAACAAAGCTGTTTTACTTCATATCAATTGAAGTGTTGAGCTTACCGGCTAGTATTTGTAAGTTGTATGCATCAAAGGAAAGCCCATGTCTGGAACTAGAGCATTTGCATTTTCAAGGCCTTCCTTATGGTTATGCTACTGTGTATGAATGAGATGGGGGTAAGAAAAAAACATGCAAATGGGTATTAGATTGAAGTAAAGAGTTATTTACTTCGGTCAATCTTGGTGGATTTGAGGAGTTGTAGGAGACTAGGAGTTAGAAGCTTTCAGCCTGACTAATAAATGTGTAGATTGCTAGATCAGTAAAATGATGCACTATGAGTGGAGAAAGTGTTGCTGCAGAGTGCAAGGTGTTCCTACATGCTTGGCACCCAGCTTGTGTGTGAGTCGAGAATGGATGCAGTCTGAACTAAACCAAATTGTTTTTTTAATGATTACCAGCTTAATGTGAGCCAAATTTTCTTAGTATGAGCTCATTACACTACATTGAAGCATATTATCATTGTTATTAGAAGTATGCTACACTTTTGTATCTAAACAAATAGTGTATTTTTGTGTGCTTCTATTGCAATGCAGGTGCGGCAAGAACATCCTAATTTTGGGATTCGTGCAGGACTTTTGTGGACAGATCCTGATAATCGGACAAATTGTATGGGACAGGTACAAACAAATAATCCAAATCAGCTTATTCCAGAGCAGGCAGATCTGGACAATCCTGGTTCTACGATTGAGAGAGGGGAGGTACATGATGTCAGTGGGGAGGTACATGATGTCAATGGAATTTTTACTAAGCGGACAAACATGCATTCAGTTGGCCCTGGAATTGTTAGTCCCGAAAGGAGACATGAAGAGCCTGAAAATCATGACCGCCATCAGGCGCAAGTTCAATCTTCCAAAACGCGTATAAATTGCAGAACTGGGCAATCTACTGCCCCCCAAACTGTAAATATAGAAAAGAGGCAGCTGCTCACTCCCGATCAGACCATACAACAGGCACAAAAACAGCCTTCTTGTCATGCAATATGTACAGAGAAGGCACATGCAGAGGATGCAGATGGGGTGATTCATGTCCAGGAAAAGCAACAACAGCGTGTCAGCCAGGTAAATCATACAGAAGAATTATGCACTCAAGCGGCCGACGAGATAATTACAAGGGACAGCAATGGAACGAGAGTCGGGTACGCAGCTTGCAGTGATGCTGCATTTGCAGAGAGGAGGAAGGTGCATGAAGCAAATGACGCTATAAAACAGGTGCAAAGACAACAATCTGATTCAGCAGTTCATATGGAACCGGAAAATCAAGTGATCCATGTAGAAAAGGAACAATCAAAATCTTTCATTTGCAGAACCCCCAAGCAAAAAAAGAAGGGTTTGACAGCTGCTTCCAATCCAGATCTTCAACTTAGGCGCAGCAAACGTTTGGTGAAAGATTCACCTGCCTCCATAGACCAAGAACCTGTTCAAAATGAGTTTCTTGAGAGTCAAGAAGGAACTTCGATTAGCCACATACCAGCCACCGTCAGAGTCAGTGAACCAACAGAAAGTGATTCTGATTCACAGCATGCTGGCTCTCCAGAACAGAGTGAACCAACAGAAAGTGATCCTGATTGGCAGCATGCTGGTTCTCCAGAACAGAGTTTATCGGACTCTCCAGATATTGATAGAATCATCAGCAATATAAAGCCTAGTCCATCCCCTCCATGTGAGATGCATGAACCAAGCTCTAACAAGTTAGACAGCCCTCATTTAACTACACCAACTTCTAATTCAGATCTCAACTTGTCCAATCCCGAGCAGTTTGCACGTAATTACATCCCCCTTGAGGTTAGGAAGGCCCTTCCAGAGCTGAGATCTAATTCATTGTTTGAGCATAACATGTCCCAGGCAAGCTATGGCGAGGCAAGCCTGCATGATTTAACTGATTCAGAAGGAGACGACCCTTGTAGCCCGACTCTCCAGAATGTTGGTAATTTGCGCCTCGCCCTTCACTCATATTATCCTGTGTGTGCCATTGTGCAGAATTAACCTCCTCTAAAGAGGGGTCCTTTTTAGGGAACATAAATATAAGGAATATTATTACAGCAATGATAAATAGAGTTATGAAATCAGTAAGCTTATATAGCGGGTGAACTCAATGTTACCTTCTCTTACATTTTGTTAATGCTTAGTCATGCCAGAATGGCAATTTTATCCAAGTTTGGGTGGATCCATCACATCGAAGGGTTTGCTATGAGAGGAACCTGGGACGTTAAACATTGTTCTTTCTACATGTCAGGACGTGTTTGATCTGTTGTTGAGAGGTAGTGTAAATAGGAAAGATAAGGATGTGGTTTTATCTGAACCCAGTTTAATTTCCAaatgctatttatttccttatttgtaCTCTTTGATATTTTGGACCATGAACATGTACTTTCACGTTCTCCAGATAAATAATAGCGGACCCTAAAATTAAGCTGCATAACAAGGGCAGCTGAGCAATGGCGGTGCTTGTAATAGAGTAACTATGCTGTTCGGTGTAATTAGTTGTGTTGGAGGATCAGAGTTCAATTTCAGGTCATAATGAAACTTTGGGTTCTTGGCTCACTGGCTAGTGGCTAACTTCTGGACTTGTGTGTCCAAATTCAAATCGCAGAATTTAAACAATATATTTAGGGTCTCTTTGGATGTAACGCATCTTAAAAGAAAAGTGATGCCTTTGGAGAGAGAAAAGGATGGAAAATgaacagaaaaaacagaagaatGAGATTTAACATATCTCAGACATAAGGAATTAAGAATCACGCCTTTGGATCTCAAAAGTCAAAATATTAGAATTTTGGAAGTGATGCCTTTGGATGCTTTACAGGGAAGGAGGTAGGGGCATGTGCTGCTGTATTCAACTCCAGCCAGGCTCCCAAAATCTTATATCGCAACAGGATACATTTTGTTTTCTTGGACTGGTCATGCATAGACGAATGAGCTCAAAATTGAGTAGTTTTACTAGGTTTATGCCATCTCAAATTAGGTATCATGTGAGAAGTATCTGACTGTCTTAACCAGACTAGTTCCCTCTTTTTCGTTGACTGAACCATTTGGGCCAGGCCTTCTTTATCATTAATTATATGATAAGTTATAGGACTCTAGGCAATTTACCATTTTCAAGCTAGATAGTGTCTAATCATGCATACAATTCAGATACTGCTACAGTTATTTTGGTTGTTCGTATATCTGATTTGTTTTTTCAAGCAGGTACCAAGAGAAACCACAGACGTCTCCGTTGTGGTCTGAAACTCAGTCTTGAGGTGTGGACCTTGCCTAAGGGTGTGCGCATACCGGTTTCATTGAACACTTCAGGTGAACCTGTTGGAAAAGCGGCAGGCACCCTAAGTAACTTTTTGTGTGCAATAGCACGAGATGGCGTATTGGCACCGCTAACATATCATGATTGGAGGCATGTTCCGGAGAAAAACAAGAATATAATTTGGCATATTGTCAAGGTATAAATaaatattgctgttttttttgtgtgtggctgTACTTCTTCTTTAATAGCCTTTGTTTATTGGTGTAGCTCAAATTTGACATTGCTCCGGTTGGTGAGTTATGGATCATGAAGTCCTTAGGAAAGAGGTGGAGGAGTTGGAAATCTTTCTTGAAACTACAACACTACGATGCTCATGAGATGGAAGAGGAACGCCTTGCTGATCGAAATCCTCGTGTTCTCAAAGAACAGTGGCAATTTCTAGTTGCATATTGGAGTACTGAAAAGGCGAAGGTATTACTGGGAATTATACTTTTGTGTGTGGCTGAGCTTGATTTGCAAGTTTTGGGCTTGTTGAATTATTGTTATATTTCTCTCTGATCTCAGGCCGCAAGTGCTCGCAGTAAAGCTTGTCAGTCAAATGTGGTCGCTCATCATACTGCAGGAACAAAGAGCTTTGCAAGGATAATCGAGGAGGAGGTAATTCAAAGTTGCTTTTGTTGCTTTCACGGTCGTTGATGGATTTATTGTGTTAATTTGTGTGCAGAAGCAAAAACGGCCTAACAAGGACGGGCCTAGTGTTGAGGATTTCTTCATAATGACTCATACACCCAAGAATGGGAAACCTATGAAGAAGGCAACAGCTGATGCCATTGTGAGACACAAGAAAATAAACTTACTAAATGAATTTGTTTTGTGGACCGTGCACATAAGAGCTGAAGTTCCGTTGCATGTGCAGGCACGACTTCGTAAGCAGGTAGAGAGTTCAGGAGGTGATTCTGCTGCACATGACTCCTCCTCGAAGGTCCCACGAGGGAAGGCAGTCCTGCAAGCATCCTTCAAGGAAGCCATGGAGGCTAAACGCAGAGCTGAAGACGAGGCGTCGGCGTTGAAGGAAAAAATGATGGCAATGGAAGAAAGCCAGAGAAAGATGCAGGAAGATTTGGCGAATATGAAGAGCGCAGTTAGCGCTATACACAAGACAGCGCCAACTGGTGACTTGCAAGGTCAACAAATGCACAAAAAAACGCCTGTTAGTAAAAACTCTCAAGACGAGCCAACAAGTGGACCATCGTTTCCTCCAGGTTTCGCAAAGGTAATGCTCCTCTCTAGCTACAATACTGACTGACTGGCTCATTGCAGAACATATACAGCCATTTGCATAACCTGTATCACCGTTCTGATTCAGAATCCGAATCCTTCACAACCCATGCGGCGTTTAAAACGGGCCAAGCGCTCGTGAAACTTCATGGATATGTTGATGTCCCCTGACGTTATGATCATTTGACACCACCTCGTCAGCAGCTTCGATCTTCACTCAACATGCAATGCCATCTTGATTATGTCAACGGATCTAAGAAATGAATGAGAAAGAGGGCGAGTGTTTAGCTGCTTGTTCATGTGTAACCTTTTGCCTGTTGGTTGCTGACTTACTGTAAACTGTTGACCTTGGATCATGATATTGTGCATATTATGTCATGACATGATTTATCTCGTATCAttgtactactttatttatttgtgTACTTTGTGCGTCATCTGCAAGTTTTGTTGCTTGTTACTGTGGATCTTTGCTTTTGAGTTCCTCAGGCTGCTCACGTTATTCTCAAAACGGAGACAGTAAACGTAATATAAATATTTCTAGAAAATTACAGCTTTGACCATTGAACtttactatatttttttatttttaaaacccATAAGAAGTGTACAATGTGAAAGTATTTATAGATAAAATCACATGTACATGATTTTCTAACTACCATATAAATAAAAAGTTATAGCTTGGTTGAAAGTTAGGTTCACTTCTTGGCTAGCATTGTTGACATGCAAGCGGTCATATGTCCGATCCTCATTTGTACAGACCGTAAAACCCCTCAAACTCGCTcataggggaggggggggggggggggggggggggcggccacatCGGAGCGGCCCACCCTGGATCgctttcttctttttatttcttctctctCATTTTCTCTATCCCAATGAATCAATGCATGTGTTTGGACAATTGGGAGAACACAACTGCTTGTA is a window encoding:
- the LOC123046491 gene encoding uncharacterized protein — its product is MAPPRQDSPEGLEVQCAGCGETLEVDPGLTEFICPDCATPQSLPPELMPPPPPRRKALPLPRAAADVRGARLPCGSCGALLSVPVGLARCACPVCGAELAVDTARLRHYLLSSATAEGAVPVVPLGDPSAPPILQAQQVRQEHPNFGIRAGLLWTDPDNRTNCMGQVQTNNPNQLIPEQADLDNPGSTIERGEVHDVSGEVHDVNGIFTKRTNMHSVGPGIVSPERRHEEPENHDRHQAQVQSSKTRINCRTGQSTAPQTVNIEKRQLLTPDQTIQQAQKQPSCHAICTEKAHAEDADGVIHVQEKQQQRVSQVNHTEELCTQAADEIITRDSNGTRVGYAACSDAAFAERRKVHEANDAIKQVQRQQSDSAVHMEPENQVIHVEKEQSKSFICRTPKQKKKGLTAASNPDLQLRRSKRLVKDSPASIDQEPVQNEFLESQEGTSISHIPATVRVSEPTESDSDSQHAGSPEQSEPTESDPDWQHAGSPEQSLSDSPDIDRIISNIKPSPSPPCEMHEPSSNKLDSPHLTTPTSNSDLNLSNPEQFARNYIPLEVRKALPELRSNSLFEHNMSQASYGEASLHDLTDSEGDDPCSPTLQNVGTKRNHRRLRCGLKLSLEVWTLPKGVRIPVSLNTSGEPVGKAAGTLSNFLCAIARDGVLAPLTYHDWRHVPEKNKNIIWHIVKLKFDIAPVGELWIMKSLGKRWRSWKSFLKLQHYDAHEMEEERLADRNPRVLKEQWQFLVAYWSTEKAKAASARSKACQSNVVAHHTAGTKSFARIIEEEKQKRPNKDGPSVEDFFIMTHTPKNGKPMKKATADAIARLRKQVESSGGDSAAHDSSSKVPRGKAVLQASFKEAMEAKRRAEDEASALKEKMMAMEESQRKMQEDLANMKSAVSAIHKTAPTGDLQGQQMHKKTPVSKNSQDEPTSGPSFPPGFAKNPNPSQPMRRLKRAKRS